Proteins from a genomic interval of Thamnophis elegans isolate rThaEle1 chromosome 2, rThaEle1.pri, whole genome shotgun sequence:
- the LOC116502823 gene encoding alpha-2Da adrenergic receptor-like — protein MNGMEPQQNGSSNQSEQGPTIFPHSPLATSLILMAVLTVALLTFTGNVLVVLAVYTSRALRAPQNLFLVSMATADILVATLIIPFSLANEIMGYWCFGGLWCSFYLSLDVLFCTASIMHLCAISLDRYWAVTRAARYNLKRSPQRVKWTIGAVWAIAAIVSLPPLFKSRQQDQVCLLHDDTWYVLASCTASFYAPCLIMVAVYCRIYHVAKHRNTMVIAARRVSYPNFIPVAKYNPCRRSTQPPGETQKMGMESGQLPRPQPNLPRLSRQWRVDDGGNSSARPPRTPRLSWSLPSNPHHRRSRDMSLSTNRLMQARERRFTFVLSFIIGAFVLCWFPFFFTYSLESVLGEGCCISEPLFKFFFWIGYCNSSFNPIIYTVFNRDFRRAFQQLLSPAHSCRK, from the coding sequence ATGAATGGGATGGAGCCACAGCAAAATGGATCTAGCAATCAGAGCGAGCAGGGACCCACCATCTTTCCGCACTCACCTCTGGCCACAAGTCTCATCCTTATGGCAGTACTGACTGTGGCTCTTTTGACGTTTACAGGGAATGTGTTGGTTGTATTAGCTGTGTACACTAGCCGTGCCCTACGGGCCCCACAGAATCTCTTCCTGGTGTCTATGGCTACAGCCGATATCCTGGTAGCCACCCTCATTATCCCATTTTCCTTGGCCAATGAGATCATGGGCTACTGGTGTTTTGGGGGTCTTTGGTGCAGTTTCTATTTGTCACTGGACGTCCTGTTTTGTACCGCCTCCATCATGCATCTGTGTGCCATCAGCTTAGATCGCTACTGGGCAGTCACCCGAGCTGCCCGCTATAATCTGAAAAGAAGCCCCCAGAGGGTGAAATGGACGATTGGGGCTGTCTGGGCCATTGCTGCCATTGTATCCCTGCCACCACTGTTTAAGTCCAGACAGCAGGACCAGGTCTGCCTCCTGCATGATGACACCTGGTATGTGCTGGCCTCTTGCACTGCCTCCTTCTATGCCCCTTGCCTCATCATGGTTGCAGTCTATTGCCGGATTTATCATGTGGCCAAACACAGGAACACCATGGTCATTGCAGCACGGCGGGTGTCCTACCCCAACTTCATCCCCGTGGCCAAGTACAATCCCTGCAGAAGGAGCACCCAGCCTCCTGGGGAAACGCAGAAGATGGGAATGGAGTCCGGCCAGCTTCCTCGCCCCCAGCCTAACTTGCCACGGCTCTCTCGGCAGTGGAGGGTAGATGACGGTGGCAACAGCAGTGCTCGGCCACCAAGGACCCCAAGGCTTTCTTGGTCGCTTCCCTCCAATCCCCATCACCGCAGAAGCAGGGACATGTCCCTCTCCACCAATCGTCTGATGCAGGCCCGGGAGCGCAGATTCACCTTTGTCCTTTCTTTTATCATTGGAGCTTTTGTCCTCTGCTGGTTCCCGTTCTTCTTTACCTACAGCCTGGAATCTGTGCTTGGAGAAGGCTGCTGCATCTCCGAGCCTCTCTTCAAATTCTTCTTCTGGATTGGGTACTGCAACAGCAGCTTCAACCCCATCATCTATACGGTCTTTAACCGGGACTTCCGCAGAGCTTTTCAGCAACTCCTGTCCCCTGCACACTCATGCCGAAAATGA